A stretch of the Amycolatopsis sp. BJA-103 genome encodes the following:
- a CDS encoding GNAT family N-acetyltransferase, translating to MIVRAAEPSEMDTVVDVLSEAFHEDPVSVWVFPGDERRAVALPIFHRAIMRGTLAAGGHVDVTGDLSAAVLWTPGGEEDMDGDAFAGLTGEELGRLAALSELMEKHAPGGEYHHAQFIGVRKRAQRQGIGARLLRHGFDRNGAVPAYLEASSQESANLYRRLGFRDHGRAFSVEGGPPMLPMWRDP from the coding sequence ATGATCGTGCGCGCCGCCGAACCGTCCGAAATGGACACCGTGGTCGACGTGCTGTCCGAGGCCTTCCACGAAGACCCGGTCAGCGTGTGGGTCTTTCCCGGCGACGAGCGCCGCGCGGTGGCGTTGCCGATCTTCCATCGCGCGATCATGCGCGGGACGCTGGCCGCGGGCGGCCACGTCGACGTCACCGGCGACCTGTCCGCCGCCGTCCTCTGGACGCCCGGCGGCGAGGAGGACATGGACGGTGACGCGTTCGCCGGGCTCACCGGGGAAGAACTGGGCAGGCTCGCCGCGTTGTCCGAGTTGATGGAGAAGCACGCTCCCGGCGGCGAGTACCACCACGCGCAGTTCATCGGCGTCCGCAAGAGGGCTCAGCGCCAGGGGATCGGCGCACGGCTCCTTCGGCACGGATTCGACCGCAACGGCGCCGTGCCCGCGTACCTGGAGGCCAGCAGCCAGGAGAGCGCGAACCTGTACCGGCGATTGGGTTTCCGTGATCACGGCCGGGCTTTCTCGGTCGAGGGAGGGCCACCGATGCTGCCCATGTGGCGGGACCCGTGA
- a CDS encoding cation:proton antiporter, whose translation MSSGHALLAVGGAFLAAGVIARAGARIGLPTIPLFMLAGFVFGPNTPGLSLVDDPSELGVLAGLGLVFLLFYLGLEFSLDDLAKGGRKLVWSGLIYLILNIGGGLAFGFLLGWGTREALVIAGAIGISSSAIVTKLLLEARRMNNPESRLIMGIIVIEDLFLALYLALLQPVLSGAGTFGSAAADFGKAFAFLIVMAALARWGGRVVSKLFGSADDELLTVCFVGVAVMGAAVAEEVGVSDAIGAFMVGMMLGGSKVAPRIHKLVLPLRDAFGALFFFIFGLSIDPNAVGSVVVPVLIAVALTIVLNLGAGALAARLHGFDRQAGVNIGLTVLTRGEFSLVLAAMATAAGLDSRVAPFVAGYVLLLAVIGPVAVIRSEKLTWLLPASIVRRGSTRRGREEVARAT comes from the coding sequence ATGAGTTCCGGTCATGCCTTGCTGGCCGTCGGCGGGGCGTTCCTCGCCGCCGGTGTCATCGCCAGAGCCGGCGCCCGCATCGGGCTGCCCACCATCCCCCTGTTCATGCTGGCCGGATTCGTCTTCGGCCCCAACACTCCCGGACTGTCCCTTGTGGACGATCCGAGCGAGCTCGGTGTGCTCGCCGGTCTCGGTCTCGTCTTCCTCCTGTTCTACCTCGGCCTCGAGTTCTCCCTCGACGACCTCGCCAAAGGCGGGCGCAAACTCGTCTGGTCCGGGCTGATCTACCTGATCCTCAACATCGGCGGCGGGCTCGCCTTCGGCTTCCTGCTCGGCTGGGGGACCAGGGAAGCGCTGGTCATCGCCGGTGCCATCGGTATCTCGTCGTCCGCGATCGTCACCAAACTCCTGCTCGAAGCGCGCCGGATGAACAACCCCGAATCCCGGCTGATCATGGGCATCATCGTGATCGAGGACCTGTTCCTCGCGCTGTACCTGGCGTTGCTGCAGCCGGTGCTGTCCGGTGCCGGGACGTTCGGCTCGGCCGCGGCCGACTTCGGCAAGGCCTTCGCGTTCCTGATCGTGATGGCCGCGCTCGCCCGCTGGGGCGGCCGCGTGGTGTCGAAGCTGTTCGGTTCGGCCGACGACGAGCTCCTGACCGTCTGCTTCGTCGGTGTCGCCGTCATGGGCGCCGCCGTGGCCGAAGAGGTCGGGGTGTCCGACGCCATCGGCGCGTTCATGGTCGGCATGATGCTCGGCGGCTCCAAGGTCGCGCCGCGGATCCACAAACTGGTGCTTCCGCTGCGGGACGCGTTCGGCGCGCTGTTCTTCTTCATCTTCGGGCTCAGCATCGACCCGAACGCGGTCGGTTCGGTGGTCGTGCCGGTGCTGATCGCCGTGGCCCTGACGATCGTGCTGAACCTCGGCGCGGGCGCGCTGGCCGCGCGGCTGCACGGGTTCGACCGCCAGGCCGGGGTGAACATCGGGCTGACCGTGCTCACCCGCGGTGAGTTCTCGCTGGTGCTCGCCGCGATGGCGACCGCCGCCGGGCTGGATTCGCGGGTCGCGCCGTTCGTCGCGGGCTATGTCCTCCTGCTGGCCGTGATCGGTCCAGTCGCGGTCATCCGCTCCGAGAAACTCACCTGGTTGCTACCGGCGAGTATCGTCCGGAGGGGTTCGACCCGCCGAGGCCGCGAAGAGGTGGCACGGGCGACGTGA
- a CDS encoding lactate 2-monooxygenase, which produces MTERFGGYQNEIYLQGLGGIFPPCSTDATKLEDSAREILEPGPFWYVAGSAGSGATARANREAFDRWRLVPRMMTGSTDRDLSTTVLGTSLPAPVLLAPVGVQSIVHEGAEPAAARAAASVGLPYIMSTASSTSIEDVAEASGDGPRWFQLYWPTDNDVCASILARAKAAGFTTLVVTLDTWTLAWRPNDLDHAYLPFIKGEGLGVPLSDPVFRGLLEKTPEEDSPTAILRWISMITGTDSTWDRLPFLREHWGGPIVLKGIQHPDDARRAVEAGMDGIVVSNHGGRQVDGAVGSLDVLPEIVAAVGDRLEVLFDSGIRTGADIAKALALGAKAVLVGRPWVYGLAHAGEDGVRHVLRSLLADLDLTMGLSGHRTLADLTPGSLTRS; this is translated from the coding sequence GTGACCGAACGGTTCGGCGGCTACCAGAACGAGATCTACCTGCAGGGGCTCGGCGGGATCTTCCCGCCGTGCTCCACCGACGCCACGAAGCTGGAGGACTCGGCGCGGGAGATCCTGGAGCCCGGGCCGTTCTGGTACGTCGCGGGCTCGGCCGGTTCGGGCGCCACCGCGCGCGCCAACCGCGAGGCGTTCGACCGCTGGCGCCTGGTGCCCCGGATGATGACCGGTTCGACCGACCGCGACCTGTCGACGACGGTCCTGGGGACCAGCCTGCCGGCGCCGGTGCTGCTGGCGCCGGTCGGCGTCCAGTCGATCGTGCACGAGGGCGCCGAGCCGGCGGCCGCGCGGGCGGCGGCGTCGGTCGGCCTGCCCTACATCATGTCGACGGCGTCCTCGACGAGCATCGAGGACGTCGCCGAGGCCAGTGGTGACGGGCCGCGCTGGTTCCAGCTGTACTGGCCGACCGACAACGACGTCTGCGCGAGCATCCTGGCGCGGGCGAAGGCCGCGGGGTTCACCACGCTCGTGGTCACGCTCGACACCTGGACCCTCGCGTGGCGCCCGAACGACCTCGACCACGCGTACCTGCCGTTCATCAAGGGCGAGGGCCTCGGTGTCCCGCTGAGCGACCCGGTGTTCCGCGGCCTCCTGGAGAAGACGCCCGAAGAGGACTCGCCCACCGCGATCCTGCGGTGGATCTCGATGATCACCGGCACTGACAGCACGTGGGACCGGCTGCCGTTCCTGCGCGAGCACTGGGGCGGCCCGATCGTGCTCAAGGGCATCCAGCACCCCGACGACGCGCGTCGCGCCGTCGAAGCGGGGATGGACGGGATCGTCGTGTCCAACCACGGCGGACGCCAGGTCGACGGCGCCGTCGGCTCGCTCGACGTGCTCCCGGAGATCGTGGCCGCGGTCGGCGACCGGCTCGAAGTGCTGTTCGACTCCGGCATCCGCACCGGCGCCGACATCGCCAAGGCGCTCGCGCTCGGGGCGAAGGCCGTCCTGGTCGGACGGCCGTGGGTGTACGGGCTCGCGCACGCGGGGGAGGACGGCGTCCGGCACGTGCTGCGGAGCCTGCTCGCCGACCTCGACCTGACCATGGGCCTGTCCGGTCACCGCACCCTCGCCGACCTCACGCCGGGGTCGCTCACCCGGTCCTGA